From the Micromonospora echinospora genome, the window TCCCCCGCGAAGATCATCGGGGTGCCGGGCATGGTGGCGAGCAGCCCGGCGGCGACCTCCTGCCGGGCCGCGTCCCCGACCACGGTGCGGATCCGGGCCGAGTCGTGCGAGCCGAGCAGTTGCCACGAGTGGGTGTACGACCGCCAGGACACCAGCGACCGGTAGGTGTTCATGGTGGCGAGCACCACGTCCGCGTCCCGCCGCACCACCCCGCCCGGGGTGCCGAGGAAGTTGGGCAGCGGCTCGTCCCCGGCGCGCAGCCAGCTCCACACCGGGTCGGTGAAGCCGACGTAGTTCATCGTCCCGTGCCAGCCGTTCCGGTCCAGGTCGCCGGTGTGGTCGTGACCGTGTTCGGCCATCACCAGGGCGTCCGGGCGGGTGTCGGTGGCCACCGCCCGCAGTAGCGCCGCCACCTCGTGGGTGTACGCGTCGGCGCCCCGCCGGCCGGTCATGTTCGCCACGTCCACCCGCCAGCCGTCCAGTCCGTACGGCGGGCGCAGCCAGCGCCGCAGCAGCGAGTCCGGGTCGGTGGCGAACCGGCGGCACAGCTCGGCGCTCCCCCAGTTCAGCTTCGGCAGCGACCGGACTCCGTTCCAGGACTCGTAGTCGCCGTCCGCGTCGAAGTAGTACAGCTCCCGCTCGACAGCGTGCGCGTCGGCGCGGGCCCGGGTGAACCACTCGTGCCCGTCGCCGGTGTGGTTGCTGGTGATGTCGCCGAGCAGCCGCCAGCCCCGGGCGTGCACCGCGTCGGCGAGTCGGGCCAGCGCGGCGTCCCCGCCGAGGAGCGGGTCGATCCGGTCGAAGCCGGCCGCGTCGTACCGGTGGTTGGAGCGGGCCGGGAAGACCGGGGTGAGGTAGACGGTGTTGACCCCGAGCCGGTCCAGGTGGTCCAGGTGTTCGGTGATCCCGTCCAGGTCGCCGCCGTAGAACTGGTAGGGGGTCTCCGGGCCGCGCCCGATCACCGGGGTGTCCCAGTCGCAGGGGATCGCCCAGTCGGGGGCCGTCCGGGACGCCGCCGCCGCCGAGCGGGCGAACCGGTCCGGGAAGATCTGGTAGATCACCGCGTCCCGGGCCCAGGCCGGCGGCGGGTCGTGGGCGACCAGCCGGAAGTCGGCGTTGTCGGGCACGTCGTGGTCGACCGGCCCGGCGGCGTTGAGCCACCGGTAGCCGCGCCGGCCGGTCAGCATGAAGCGGTAGTTGGTGACCGGGTTGCGTACGTCCACCTGGGCCCGCCACCAGACGGTGTCGCCGTCGGTGTGGTCGACGACGGCCTCGGTGAAGCGCGGCTCCCCGTCCGGGGTGGTACGCACGTGCACCTGGCGGACGTCGGCGCCGGCCGGCACCCGGACGAGGACCGGCACGGCGTCGCCGAGTTCCGGGGCCTGCTCGGGCACGTAGCGGGCGGATCCGTCGTGGTGCGGTGCGACGGGATGGGACATGGACATGGTCGGCCCTTTCCGGGTCGGGTACGGGGAAGAGGCGAACTGCCCGCCGGGTCGGGTGACCCGACGGGCAGCTCTCGACTGCTCCGGTGTACGCCGTCGCCGACGACGCCCTTGCCGGTAGGGATGTCCACGGAGCGGCGCCACTCGCCTCAGGATGCCCGCGAACCAGCACCCCTCGCCTCGCCCACGACGGCGAGCGGCCACCTATCCGATCTATCCCTTGACCGCTCCGGCGGTGAGGCCGGAGACGATGTAACGCTGGACGAACTGGAAGACCAGCACCGTCGGGATCGCGGTGAGCAGGGTGCCCGCCGCGAAGATGCCGAAGTTGTTGTTCCGCTCCCCGGCCACCAGGCCGAACATGCCGACCGCGAGGGTCTTCGACTCGGCGCTGGTGAGGAACACGTTCGCCATCAGGAACTCGTTGATCGTGCCGATGAAGGCGAGCAGACCGGTCACCGCCAGGATCGGCGCCACCAGCGGCAGCATGATCCGGAAGAAGACCTGGGCGTGCGAGGCGCCGTCCATGGTGGCCGACTCGTCCAGCTCCCGGGGGAGCGTGTCGAAGAAGCCCTTCATCAGCCAGGTGTTCACCCCGAGCGCCCCACCGAGGTAGAGCAGGAGCAGGCCCCACGGGGTGTTGAAGCCGATCGCCGGCCAGAGGTCGGTGACCGTCGTGAAGATCAGGAAGATCGCCACGATCGCCAGGAACTGCGGGAACATCTGGATCAGCAGCAGCGCGAGCAGCCCCGGCCGCCGGCCGGCGAACCGCATCCGGGAGAACGCGTACGCGGCCAGCGCGGAGAGGAAGACCGACACCAAGCTGGCCACCCCGGCCACCAGCAGGGAGTTGAGGAACCACCGCTCGAAGGCGGTCCGCTCGAACAGGCCGGTGAAGTTCTCGAAGGACACGCCCTCGGTGGGCACCAGGCCGGTGGAGCTGAGGGTGCCCAGCGGGTTGAGCGCGGCGGAGAGCACGAACAGGATCGGGAAGAGACTGAACACCACCGCGAGCACCCCGACCAGGTGCCGCCAGCCGACCTGGGCGAACCAGCGGCCCCGGGGTCGGCCGGCGGTCCGGTCGGCGACCGGTGTCTGTGCGACCGTCACGAGTACACCTCCTCCTGCTGCCGGGTGCGTCGGAAGCTGACCGCCGAGACCACCGCCACGATGGTGAAGATGAAGATCGACACCGCCGCCGCCAGACCGTACTCCGCGCCCTGCGCACCGAAGGCCAACCGGTAGGTGTAGGTGATCAGCAGGTCGGTGGCGCCGCTGGTCGGGTTGTCCGCCGGGAACGGTCCACCCTCGGTGGTCAGGTAGATCGCGTTGAAGTTGTTGAAGTTGTACGCGAACGACGAGATCAGCAGCGGGGAGAGGGCGACCAGCAGCAGCGGCAGGGTGACCGACCGGAACGACTGCCAGGGTGACGCCCCGTCGACCGAGGTCGCCTCGGTCAGTTCCCGGGGGATGGCCTGCAACGCTCCGGTGGCGACCAGGAACATGTACGGGTAGCCGAGCCAGAGCTGCACCAGGATCACCGCCGCCCGGGCCGACCAGTCCTGCCCGAACCAGTCCACGCCGAGACCGAACAGGTTGTTGATCAGGCCGAAGTCGGTGTTGAACATGTCCCGCCAGACCAGCAGCATCGCGAACGACGGCATGGCGTACGGCAGGATCAGCAGGACCCGGTAGATGTTGGTGCCGCGCATCCGGGGCGAGTGCAGCGCCAGCGCGATGGCCATGCCGAGGACGAAGGTGAGTCCAGTGGAGCCAAGCGCGAAGGCGAAGTTCCAGAGCAGGGTGCCGAAGAACGGCCCGGAGATGTTCGGGTCGGTGAGCACCCGGCTGAAGTTGCGCAGCCCGACGTTGACCTTCCAGCCCTGGGCCAGCCGCTCGCCGTCGGCGGCGACGAACGCGCCGGTCTCGGCGTCGGCCGTCCAGGTCTTGCCGCTCTCGGTGTCCCGGATGCAGTCGCAGCCCTCGTCGTACGCCCGGACCGCCTTGCCCTCGTAGGCGCGGGAGAGGCCGGACGAACGCAGCGCGCCCGACTCGGTCGGCACCACCAGCCCGGTGATCTCCGCACTGCGCGCGCTGGCCTGGCCGAAGTTGAGCACGGTGTAGCCCTCGGCCGCGGTGACCTTGCCGCCGGTGGCGACGGTGACGTCCGCCGCGTCCAGCTCCCGCAGGCCGTTCGCGTCACCAGCGGAGACCTTCCCGCTCTGCGGGTCGCTGACCAGGAAGACCAACGGGCCGGTGGCCGGGTCGCCCTGGGTGGCGACGGAGAGGGCGTACTCGGTGGAGCCGGGCACCTGCTTGACCGAGGCGGTCTGGATGGCGACGATCGCGTCGTCCTTGGTGCCCCGGTGGCCGTCGCCGAAGTTGGTGAACGCGGTGCTCGCCGTGTAGAGCACCGGGAAGATCTGGAACGCGATCAGGAAGAGCGTGCCGGGGACCAGGTACTTGGCCGGGACGTGCCGGCGGCTCAGGTAGAGGTAGAACAGGCCGGCGGTGGTCGCCAGCAGCAGGGCCAGCCCGGCCCACTTCTCGGCCTCGATGAGCGGGAAGGCCGCCCAGACCGCGATCCCGGCGGTCAGCCCGAGCAGGACCACCTTCACCGCGAGGCCGGTGGCGGTGATCGGCGTGTCGTTGCGCGCGGCGCGGCGCGTGCGCGCGGGCCGGGAGCCGGTGGGCTCCCGGCCCGGGGTCTGTGTGCCAGACCCCGAGCCGGACAGCGACGTGCTCATTACTTGATCTGCTCGGAGATCGTCTTACCGGCGGCGGTGATGGTCTTCGCCGGGTCGGCGCCACCGATGATGGCGGCCTCGGCCTTGCCGAACGGGTCCCAGATCGCGGCCATGGCCGGGATCGCCGGGAGCGGCTGGCCGTTCTTGCCGGCCTCCTGGAACTTGGCCAGGTCCGGGTCGCTGCCCTTGACCTGGTCGAGAGCGGCGGTCAGCGCCGGCGGGCGTGGCTCGGCGTTGTAGAGCGCCACGGCCAGGTCGGCGGTGGTGACGTGGTTCGCGACGAACTCCTGGGCCAGGGCCTTGTTCTTGCCCTTGGCGGCGACGTAGAACGCCTGGACACCGACGAACGGCTGGGCCTCCTTGCCACCGGCGAAGCCGGGGACCGGGGAGATGTCGTACTTGATGCCGGCCTTCTTGGCGTCGGTGATGGCCCACGGCCCGGAGACCAGGAAGGCGCACTTCTTGCCGGTGAAGGTGGCGATGGAGTTCTCGCCGGTGATCGAGCGCTTGAGCGCGCCCTCGCCCTTCTCGCCCAGCTTGGCGATCTTCTGGAACGCCGCGATCGACTCCGGCTTGCCGACGCCCAGGTCCTTGGGGTCGTAGTCGCCGTTGGCCGCGGTGCCGAAGAGGTAGCCGCCGGCCGAGGTGTACAGCGGGTAGATGTGGTACGCGTCGCCGTTCTGGCCGGACTGGAGGCAGAGGATCTCGCTGGCCTTCTTCTCGGCCTTGAGCTTCTTGCCGGCGGCCACGAGGTCCTCGATGGTCTTCGGCGCCTCGGGGGCCAGCTCGGTGTTGCGGATCAGCGCCAGGTTCTCCATCGCGTACGGGACGCCGTAGAGCTGGCCGTTGAAGGTGACCGCCTTGACGGCGGTCTCGTTGAAGGCGCTCTTCTGCTCGGCGGCGAGCTGCACCGGCTCGATGGCGCCGTTCTGCACCATGTTGCCGATCCAGTCGTGTGCGCCGACCACGACGTCCGGGCCGCTGCTCTGCTGGGCGGCGGTCACGAAGTTGGTCTGGAGGTCCTTGGAGACGGCCTCGACCTTGACGGTGACGCCGTTCTCCTGGCCGAACTTCTCGGCGAAGGGCTGGAGGGCGGCGGCCCGCTTGTCGTCGGCCCAGATCACCAGTTCGCCGCCGGAGGCCTTGGCGGACTCCTTGGCGGCCGGTTCGTCGTTGTCGTCGCTGCCGCCGCAGCCGGACGCGGCGAGCGCCAGGGCGACGGCGGCGACCACACCCGCGGTACGGATGCGCATCGGTACTCCTGTCGTCATGGCAGGCCCGCCCGGGGGAAGGGCGGCCCGCCAGGGTAAACATCGGTAGAATTTCGTGCCAACCGGCGCAGTGCCGCGCCGCTGCTCTCGCGTGTTGCGGGGACGTTAGCAAGAGGTTGCAGATAATGGAAGGGCTTGCAGAAGTGTTCGCAAGAAGTTGCGGTTGAGCTAGAGTGCGGCCCATGCGCGCTCGACTGTCCGACATCGCCCAACAGGCCGAAGTCAGCGAGGCCACGGTGTCGCGGGTGCTCAACGACCGCCCCGGCGTGGCCCCCGAGACCCGGCAGGCCGTGCTGACCGCCCTCGACGTGCTCGGTTACGAGCGTCCCGCCCGGCTGCGCAAGCGCAGCGCCGGACTGGTCGGCCTGGTCGTGCCCGAGCTGGACAACCCCATCTTCCCCGCCTTCGCGCAGACCATCGAGTCGACGCTGGCGCAGAGCGGGTTCACCCCGGTGCTATGCACCCAGACCCCCGGCGGGGTCACCGAGGACGAGTACGTCGAGATGCTGCTGGACCGGCAGGTCTCCGGGATCGTCTTCGTCTCCGGCCTGCACGCCGACACGGCCGCCAACCACGACCGGTACCGCGCCCTGATCGGTCGCCCGCTGCCGATCGTGATGATCAACGGGTGGGCGCCCGGCATCGCGGCGCCCTTCGTCTCCTGCGACGACCGGGAGGCCACCGAGTTGGCCGTGGCCCACCTGGTCGCCCTCGGACACCGGCGGATCGGCCTGATCACCGGCCCGGACCGGTTCGTGCCCGTGCAGCGCCGGGTCGCCGGCTACAAGGCCGCCATGCGGCGTCTGGTCGAACTGGACGACACCGAGCTGGAGCCGCTGGCCGAGCTCTCCCTCTTCGGTGTGGAGGGCGGCGAGGCCGCCGCCAGCCGGCTGCTCGACCGGGGCGTGACCGGCATCGTCTGCGGCTCCGACCTGATGGCGCTGGGCGCGATCCGGGCCGCCCGGCAGCGCGGGCTCTCCGTCCCGGCGGACCTCTCCGTGGTCGGGTACGACGACTCTCCCCTGATGGCCTTCACCGACCCGCCGTTGACCACGATGCGGCAGCCGGTGGTGGCGATGTCGGTGGCCGCCGTCCGGGCCCTGGTCGACGAGATCAACGGGCATGGCGCCCCGCACTCGGAGTACCTTTTCCGCCCGGAACTCGTGGTCCGGGGCTCCACCGCGGTCGCCCCGGCCGACGCGACCCGGCCCGGGCCGCCCCCGACCCGGCAGCGTCCGGTGCCGCCGGCGCTGGCCGTACCGGCCTGAGAAGGGACCGGCCGGGGCCGGCGCGCGCCAGCGGATGACGGCAACCCGCGACATTTCTTGCGCAAGTCCTGCTTGACTCTTGCAGCGCCGGGCCGGCATTCTGCACCCACAACCGCGCCCGCACCGACTCCGTGCGGTGCGTCACCGTCCCGCGCCACAGAACGGGGTACGCCACCGTGACCGCCACCCACCCGACGCCGTCCGCCACCGACCTCGACTGGTGGCGCTCCGCGGTCGTCTACCAGGTCTACGTCCGCAGTTTCGCCGACTCCAACGCCGACGGCGTGGGCGATCTCCAGGGCATCCGGGAACGCCTGCCCTACCTGCGGGACCTGGGCGTGGACGCGCTCTGGCTGACCCCCTTCTACACCTCCCCGATGGTCGACGGCGGCTACGACGTGGCCGACTACCGCGACGTCGACCCGATGTTCGGCAACCTGACCGACTTCGACAACATGATCGCCGACGCGCACGCCCTCGGCCTGCGGATCATCGTGGACCTGGTGCCGAACCACACCTCCGACGCGCACGCCTGGTTCCAGGCCGCCCTCGCCGCCGGCCCCGGCTCCCCGGAGCGGGAGCGGTACCTCTTCGCCGACGGCCGCGGCGCGACCGG encodes:
- a CDS encoding glycoside hydrolase family 13 protein, yielding MSHPVAPHHDGSARYVPEQAPELGDAVPVLVRVPAGADVRQVHVRTTPDGEPRFTEAVVDHTDGDTVWWRAQVDVRNPVTNYRFMLTGRRGYRWLNAAGPVDHDVPDNADFRLVAHDPPPAWARDAVIYQIFPDRFARSAAAASRTAPDWAIPCDWDTPVIGRGPETPYQFYGGDLDGITEHLDHLDRLGVNTVYLTPVFPARSNHRYDAAGFDRIDPLLGGDAALARLADAVHARGWRLLGDITSNHTGDGHEWFTRARADAHAVERELYYFDADGDYESWNGVRSLPKLNWGSAELCRRFATDPDSLLRRWLRPPYGLDGWRVDVANMTGRRGADAYTHEVAALLRAVATDTRPDALVMAEHGHDHTGDLDRNGWHGTMNYVGFTDPVWSWLRAGDEPLPNFLGTPGGVVRRDADVVLATMNTYRSLVSWRSYTHSWQLLGSHDSARIRTVVGDAARQEVAAGLLATMPGTPMIFAGDELGLTGTNGEGSRTPMPWHRPETWDSRTFETYRSLIALRRAEPALRHGGLRWLYADADTLVFAREAVEGSAVVLARRAPGRPVRLTGLPAADNVHGGAPSLRPAADGTVTLPGDGPTFQVWRQG
- a CDS encoding sugar ABC transporter permease → MTVAQTPVADRTAGRPRGRWFAQVGWRHLVGVLAVVFSLFPILFVLSAALNPLGTLSSTGLVPTEGVSFENFTGLFERTAFERWFLNSLLVAGVASLVSVFLSALAAYAFSRMRFAGRRPGLLALLLIQMFPQFLAIVAIFLIFTTVTDLWPAIGFNTPWGLLLLYLGGALGVNTWLMKGFFDTLPRELDESATMDGASHAQVFFRIMLPLVAPILAVTGLLAFIGTINEFLMANVFLTSAESKTLAVGMFGLVAGERNNNFGIFAAGTLLTAIPTVLVFQFVQRYIVSGLTAGAVKG
- a CDS encoding ABC transporter permease subunit; its protein translation is MSTSLSGSGSGTQTPGREPTGSRPARTRRAARNDTPITATGLAVKVVLLGLTAGIAVWAAFPLIEAEKWAGLALLLATTAGLFYLYLSRRHVPAKYLVPGTLFLIAFQIFPVLYTASTAFTNFGDGHRGTKDDAIVAIQTASVKQVPGSTEYALSVATQGDPATGPLVFLVSDPQSGKVSAGDANGLRELDAADVTVATGGKVTAAEGYTVLNFGQASARSAEITGLVVPTESGALRSSGLSRAYEGKAVRAYDEGCDCIRDTESGKTWTADAETGAFVAADGERLAQGWKVNVGLRNFSRVLTDPNISGPFFGTLLWNFAFALGSTGLTFVLGMAIALALHSPRMRGTNIYRVLLILPYAMPSFAMLLVWRDMFNTDFGLINNLFGLGVDWFGQDWSARAAVILVQLWLGYPYMFLVATGALQAIPRELTEATSVDGASPWQSFRSVTLPLLLVALSPLLISSFAYNFNNFNAIYLTTEGGPFPADNPTSGATDLLITYTYRLAFGAQGAEYGLAAAVSIFIFTIVAVVSAVSFRRTRQQEEVYS
- a CDS encoding maltose ABC transporter substrate-binding protein — translated: MRIRTAGVVAAVALALAASGCGGSDDNDEPAAKESAKASGGELVIWADDKRAAALQPFAEKFGQENGVTVKVEAVSKDLQTNFVTAAQQSSGPDVVVGAHDWIGNMVQNGAIEPVQLAAEQKSAFNETAVKAVTFNGQLYGVPYAMENLALIRNTELAPEAPKTIEDLVAAGKKLKAEKKASEILCLQSGQNGDAYHIYPLYTSAGGYLFGTAANGDYDPKDLGVGKPESIAAFQKIAKLGEKGEGALKRSITGENSIATFTGKKCAFLVSGPWAITDAKKAGIKYDISPVPGFAGGKEAQPFVGVQAFYVAAKGKNKALAQEFVANHVTTADLAVALYNAEPRPPALTAALDQVKGSDPDLAKFQEAGKNGQPLPAIPAMAAIWDPFGKAEAAIIGGADPAKTITAAGKTISEQIK
- a CDS encoding LacI family DNA-binding transcriptional regulator, producing MRARLSDIAQQAEVSEATVSRVLNDRPGVAPETRQAVLTALDVLGYERPARLRKRSAGLVGLVVPELDNPIFPAFAQTIESTLAQSGFTPVLCTQTPGGVTEDEYVEMLLDRQVSGIVFVSGLHADTAANHDRYRALIGRPLPIVMINGWAPGIAAPFVSCDDREATELAVAHLVALGHRRIGLITGPDRFVPVQRRVAGYKAAMRRLVELDDTELEPLAELSLFGVEGGEAAASRLLDRGVTGIVCGSDLMALGAIRAARQRGLSVPADLSVVGYDDSPLMAFTDPPLTTMRQPVVAMSVAAVRALVDEINGHGAPHSEYLFRPELVVRGSTAVAPADATRPGPPPTRQRPVPPALAVPA